One Clostridia bacterium genomic window, CGAACATCGTTCCCATCAGCACCGGAGCTGCCAAGGCCATCGGCCTGGTCATCCCCGAGCTCATCGGCAAGCTGATCGGTTCCGCCCAGCGCGTTCCCGTGGCCACCGGCTCCACCACGATCCTCGTGGCGGTCGTCAAGGGCAGGGATATCACGGTCGAGAAGATCAACGACGCGATGAAGGCCCAGCAGAGCGAGAGCTTCGGCTACACCACCGAGCGCCTCGTTTCCGGCGACATCATCGGCATGCGTTACGGCTCGCTCTTCGACGCGAACCAGACCATGGTCACCAAGATCGACGACGACACCTATCAGGTCCAGGTCGTTTCGTGGTACGACAACGAGAACTCCTACACCAGCCAGATGGTCCGCACCATCAAGTACTTCGCCGAGCTGAAGTAAGAGAAAGCAAAAAAGAAGGACGCGCCTGCGGCGCGTCCTTTTTTTATCTGCCGCCAAAGGCGGCAATACCACTATGCGAAGCATAATACCACTGCTGCGAAGCCGCAATACCACTGACGCGAAGCGTCAATATCACCGCCGCCAAAGGCGGCGCAATGCCTCCCCTGTGCAAGGGGAGGTGCCCCGAAGGGGCGGAGGGGTTGTCCGTAGGGACGATCTTGATCGCCCGCAAATAAACAACCCCGCTTCCCTTTCGGGAAGCGATTTTTTCCTGTAAATAATGCAGTATCGCTCAATCAGTCAGCGTGCGGTCCGGCTTGCTTGCGCACTCCTTGCAGATGATTCTGTAACGCGTTCCGAGATCGTCGGCGATTTTGGCCGAATACAAATCCTCGTTCTCTTTGCCGCATAGTTCGCATTTGCCGTTTTTCACCGGGGCGTGCCCTGACAAAACTGCCGCTCCCGCACCTGCCGGAATCTCGTCCGCGGCCTGTCCGTCGATTTTAACTACGGCGCCTTCGCGCTCGTCGAAAATCCTGCCCCTTATCTGAAGCAGCAGGTCGATTATCGCGCTGATTGCCAGCACGATCATACCGTATATAAGTCCCTGAGCCCAGTAAACCAACGCCAACGCGAAATCGAACTCGTCGTAGATGTTTTTTCCTAATAGGATGCCGAGAATAAACCCGCCGACAAACGTCAGGACAGCGAGTGCTTTAAGAAAAGTCGATATGCCTTTTGCCGTGTTCGGTTGCATTTTTGTTTCCTCCCTGTATTCGTCGCAGACGGCTCCCGCTTCCCGAAAGGGAAGCGGGGTTTCAGTTATATTGCCCTGCGGGCAGTGGTATTGCGCCTGCGCCGCAGGCGGCAGCTAAATTAAATTCGTTCCTCTTCAGCTCGCCGCCTTCGGCGGCGAATTTCGCTTGCGCGACAGCGCAAATTTAGCTTGCCGAAGGCAAATTTCGCTCGTTCCGAAGGAACGAATTTAGCTGATTTTGCCCTGCGGGCAAAATCACGCCCACCACATTTCGCCTTTGGGCTGGAACGCCATGACGTCCTTCAGGAAGCGGATCGCCTTCATCAGCCCCTCGCCGCCGCAGAACAAGCTGTCCTCGTGCTCGATGCTGATGACGTAGTCGTAGCCGACGGTGCGCAGCGCGCTGACGATCTCCTTCCACTTCTTGACGTCCATGCCGTAGCCGAC contains:
- a CDS encoding type I glyceraldehyde-3-phosphate dehydrogenase (NAD-dependent; catalyzes the formation of 3-phospho-D-glyceroyl phosphate from D-glyceraldehyde 3-phosphate; active during glycolysis); its protein translation is NIVPISTGAAKAIGLVIPELIGKLIGSAQRVPVATGSTTILVAVVKGRDITVEKINDAMKAQQSESFGYTTERLVSGDIIGMRYGSLFDANQTMVTKIDDDTYQVQVVSWYDNENSYTSQMVRTIKYFAELK